One Cuculus canorus isolate bCucCan1 chromosome 2, bCucCan1.pri, whole genome shotgun sequence genomic region harbors:
- the FZD1 gene encoding frizzled-1 gives MAERREPAASGGGEVGGRCPGLPLLLVLLWAAALPARGQPPAPQYNGERGISIPDHGYCQPISIPLCTDIAYNQTIMPNLLGHTNQEDAGLEVHQFYPLVKVQCSAELKFFLCSMYAPVCTVLEQALPPCRSLCERARQGCEALMNKFGFQWPDTLRCEKFPVHGAGELCVGQNASERGTPTPALRPESWTSNPHRGAGHGDARGRFSCPRALKVPSYLNYRFLGEKDCGAPCEPGRLYGLMYFGPEELRFSRTWIGIWSVLCCASTLFTVLTYLVDMKRFSYPERPIIFLSGCYTAVAVAYIAGFLLEERVVCNERFTEDGSRTVAQGTKREGCTILFMMLYFFGMASSIWWVILSLTWFLAAGMKWGHEAIEANSQYFHLAAWAVPAIKTITILALGQVDGDVLSGVCFVGINNVDALRGFVLAPLFVYLFIGTSFLLAGFVSLFRIRTIMKHDGTKTEKLEKLMVRIGIFSVLYTVPATIVIACYFYEQAFREQWERSWVTQSCKSYAIPCPNNHSSHHPPMSPDFTVFMIKYLMTLIVGITSGFWIWSGKTLNSWRKFYTRLTNSKQGETTV, from the coding sequence ATGGCCGAGAGGCGCGAGCCGGCGGCGAGCGGCGGCGGGGAAGTTGGCGGCCGGTGCCCGGggctgccgctgctgctggtgctgctgtgggCGGCGGCGCTGCCGGCCCGGGGGCAGCCGCCCGCGCCGCAGTACAACGGCGAGCGGGGCATCTCCATCCCGGACCACGGGTACTGCCAGCCCATCTCCATCCCGCTCTGCACTGACATCGCCTACAACCAGACCATCATGCCCAACCTGCTGGGCCACACCAACCAGGAGGACGCGGGGCTGGAGGTGCACCAGTTCTACCCTCTGGTGAAGGTGCAGTGCTCGGCCGAGCTCAagttcttcctctgctccatgTACGCGCCGGTGTGCACCGTGCTGGAGCAGGCCCTGCCGCCCTGCCGCTCCCTCTGCGAGCGGGCTCGCCAGGGCTGCGAGGCCCTCATGAACAAGTTCGGCTTCCAGTGGCCCGACACGCTGCGCTGCGAGAAGTTCCCGGTTCACGGCGCGGGCGAGCTGTGCGTGGGGCAGAACGCCTCGGAGCGCGGCACCCCCACGCCCGCGCTGCGCCCCGAGAGCTGGACCAGCAACCCGCACCGGGGCGCCGGGCACGGCGATGCCCGCGGGCGCTTCTCCTGCCCGCGGGCGCTGAAGGTGCCCTCCTACCTGAACTACCGCTTCTTGGGCGAGAAGGACTGCGGGGCGCCCTGCGAGCCCGGCCGCCTCTACGGGCTCATGTACTTCGGGCCCGAGGAGCTGCGCTTCTCCCGCACCTGGATCGGCATCTGGTCTGTGCTCTGCTGCGCCTCCACGCTCTTCACCGTCCTCACCTACCTGGTCGACATGAAGCGATTCAGCTACCCCGAGCGGCCCATTATCTTCCTCTCGGGCTGCTACACGGCGGTGGCCGTGGCCTACATCGCCGGCTTCCTCCTGGAGGAGAGGGTGGTCTGCAACGAGCGCTTCACCGAGGACGGGTCCCGCACCGTGGCGCAGGGCACCAAGCGGGAGGGTTGCACCATCCTCTTCATGATGCTCTACTTCTTCGGCATGGCCAGCTCCATCTGGTGGGTCATCCTGTCCCTCACCTGGTTCCTGGCCGCCGGCATGAAGTGGGGCCACGAGGCCATTGAGGCCAACTCCCAGTACTTCCACCTGGCCGCCTGGGCCGTGCCAGCTATCAAGACCATCACCATCCTGGCGCTGGGGCAGGTGGATGGGGACGTCCTCAGCGGCGTCTGCTTTGTGGGCATCAACAACGTGGATGCCCTTCGGGGCTTCGTGCTGGCCCCCTTGTTCGTCTACCTGTTCATCGGCACCTCCTTCCTGCTGGCTGGCTTCGTGTCCCTCTTCAGGATCCGGACCATCATGAAGCACGATGGCACCAAGACGGAGAAGCTGGAAAAGCTCATGGTGAGGATAGGCATCTTCAGCGTCCTCTACACGGTGCCGGCCACCATCGTCATTGCCTGCTATTTTTATGAGCAAGCTTTTAGGGAACAGTGGGAGAGGAGCTGGGTCACACAGAGCTGTAAGAGCTATGCCATCCCGTGCCCCAACAACCACAGCAGCCATCACCCACCCATGAGCCCCGACTTCACCGTCTTCATGATCAAGTATCTCATGACCTTGATTGTGGGCATCACCTCGGGCTTCTGGATCTGGTCTGGGAAAACCCTGAACTCCTGGAGGAAGTTTTATACCAGGCTGACCAACAGCAAGCAGGGAGAGACCACCGTCTGA